The Flavobacterium sp. 1 genome contains the following window.
CCTGGACGATATCCAATTCGAGGGACGAGAAATGCTTTTCGTTATTTCCGCCTTTAAAAGAAATGTTATCTATGATTTGAATAACATATGTAATAATATCTTCGGAAACGCCTTCACTCTCCAAAAACTCTCGAGCTATTTTTGGACCAACTGTTTCATCTCCATCATGAAATTTACTGTCGGCAATATCATGAAGCAAAGCACCTAGTTTAACAACGGTTTCATCACAGTTCTCTTCGCCAGCAATTAATAATGCATTTTTATACACCCGCTGAATGTGAAACCAATCGTGTCCTCCTTCTGCATTAGCTAATTTTCCCCTTACAAAAAGAATTGTTTTATTTATTAAATCCAGATTACTCATTTGCCCTGCTGTTTATATTTTATAAAAAAAGCTGATTTTTAAAGTATAAACCTCAAAAATCAGCTATATATCAATAGCAAAAATCAATTTCAATGGTAATTTCAAAAAATATTTAATTTAAAATATTTTCTTTTACACCATGAAATCTGAAATCTGCATTCTTACATCTACAATCTCGCCGGTTCTATCCATTTGAATTGGAATGATTCAGTAGGAATAACAAGCCTTTCAGAGATTCTTGCCATTCTGCCTGGTAATTTCATCAAGTAATCACGGGCTTTTTCGGCTTCATCAGTCAAACCGCTGATTTTATCTATTTCCCATTTATCAATTAATTTTTGCATGATTTCTACATAATCGTTTGCGGTATAAACACCAATTCGCTGTGCAGAATCAGAAAAATGCTCGAAAGCAGAACTGATTTTATTTCCGGATTCTCTTAAGAAATGAGCAGGCATCACGATTTTTTGTTTCATCATGTATTGAAAAGCAAGCATCATTTCACTTGGATCCACTTTAAAAATTTGAGTTACAAATTCGCTGTAGGCATGATGATGACGCATTTCGTCACCAGCAATCATTTTACACATTTTGGATAATTTCTTATCACCATAACTTTTGGCCAATTGTGACACTCTGTTGTGAGAAACATAGGTAGCTAATTCCTGAAAACTGGTATATACAAAGTTTTTATAGGGATCTCTGCCCGTTCCAATGTCAAAACCATCATTGATTAAGTGTTGCGTAGTCATCTCCACTTCACGCATATTCACACGACCTGATAAATACAAGTATTTATTCAATAAATCACCGTGACGGTTTTCTTCTCCTGTCCACTGACGAACCCATTTTGACCAGCCGTTTCTACCTTCGTTATCGACACCTTCCACTTCCATCAGCCAGTTTTCATAAGTTGGCAAAGCTTCTTCGGTAATCATATCACCAACCATAGCTACCCAAAAATCATAAGGCAGATCTTTGGAAATTTCTCTTAGTTCTTTTACTTCTTCAAGAAAATTATCACTTTCGGAATTGGGTAAAAAGTCAGAAGGCTGCCAAATTTTCTCTACAGGTATCAAGTATTGATCAACAAAACTGTCAACCTTGTTTTCTAGAAATTGCATTACTTCCAGACGAATGTTTTTTATAGACATTATATTAATTATTAAATTTTTATTCCGTTTACAATAACCGATTCGGTTTTTTGCATGATATCTTTAAATTCAAAATCCTTTACTGCAAATGATTCGTGCGCTACAAATGTAATATGATTTCCTAAACCGTAAGGGAAAGAGCCATATTTTAATAATTTCCAT
Protein-coding sequences here:
- a CDS encoding HD domain-containing protein, encoding MSNLDLINKTILFVRGKLANAEGGHDWFHIQRVYKNALLIAGEENCDETVVKLGALLHDIADSKFHDGDETVGPKIAREFLESEGVSEDIITYVIQIIDNISFKGGNNEKHFSSLELDIVQDADRLDAIGAIGIARAFNYGGFKNRSMYDPQIAPKLNMTKEEYKSSQAPTINHFYEKLLLLKDKMNTQTGKQIAQKRHDYMQGFLSQFYAEWDGEQ
- a CDS encoding acyl-ACP desaturase — encoded protein: MSIKNIRLEVMQFLENKVDSFVDQYLIPVEKIWQPSDFLPNSESDNFLEEVKELREISKDLPYDFWVAMVGDMITEEALPTYENWLMEVEGVDNEGRNGWSKWVRQWTGEENRHGDLLNKYLYLSGRVNMREVEMTTQHLINDGFDIGTGRDPYKNFVYTSFQELATYVSHNRVSQLAKSYGDKKLSKMCKMIAGDEMRHHHAYSEFVTQIFKVDPSEMMLAFQYMMKQKIVMPAHFLRESGNKISSAFEHFSDSAQRIGVYTANDYVEIMQKLIDKWEIDKISGLTDEAEKARDYLMKLPGRMARISERLVIPTESFQFKWIEPARL